From the genome of Ananas comosus cultivar F153 linkage group 16, ASM154086v1, whole genome shotgun sequence, one region includes:
- the LOC109722058 gene encoding auxin-responsive protein IAA6-like isoform X1 yields the protein MEEGVFKRRGGDHCPQLLDLIPNDPLWRVRDDGGGGRCKFAALGGKDLELKLGPPGGGGGAKVTGYFSKHSTNTTALCSGAKRGFPYTAGIKQEGQQQAGEAAAANSSSQTRSRTASAPVVGWPPIRSFRKNLTSSSSKPTLEPQTFEAEAKQKLNCSNGLFVKINMDGVPIGRKVDLKAYDNYEKLSLAVEELFRGLLEAQKDPSTAESKKHGKEEEQMFSGLIDGTGEYTLVYEDNEGDKVLVGDVPWDMFVSTVKRLRVLKSSKVSLLSLRTVCRRS from the exons ATGGAGGAAGGAGTGTTtaaaagaagaggaggagatcaTTGTCCTCAGTTGCTTGATCTGATCCCAAATGATCCATTATGGAGGGTGAGAGatgatggaggaggaggaaggtgCAAATTTGCAGCTTTAGGAGGGAAAGATCTAGAATTAAAACTTGGTCCtcctggaggaggaggaggagcaaaaGTAACTGGCTATTTCTCTAAGCATTCCACCAACACCACAGCTCTTTGCTCTGGAGCAAAAAGGGGGTTCCCATACACAGCTGGGATTAAACAAGAAG ggCAGCAGCAGGCTGGGGAAGCAGCTGCAGCCAACAGCAGTTCCCAGACAAG AAGCAGAACTGCTTCTGCACCAGTTGTTGGTTGGCCGCCGATTCGATCCTTCAGAAAAAATCTCACGAGTAGCTCATCAAAGCCAACTCTAGAACCGCAAACCTTCGAAGCGGAAGCAAAACAAAAGCTTAATTGCAGTAACGGTTTGTTTGTTAAGATCAACATGGATGGGGTCCCCATTGGAAGGAAGGTAGATCTCAAGGCCTATGACAACTATGAAAAGCTCTCTTTAGCTGTCGAAGAGCTTTTTCGCGGCCTTCTCGAAG CTCAAAAGGATCCTTCTACTGCTGAAAGCAAGAAAcatggaaaagaagaagaacagaTGTTTTCAGGTTTGATAGATGGGACTGGTGAATACACACTAGTTTATGAGGACAATGAAGGGGATAAAGTACTCGTTGGCGATGTGCCGTGGGA CATGTTTGTTTCGACCGTTAAGAGGCTAAGGGTGCTGAAGAGTTCTAAGGTTTCTTTGCTGTCG TTGAGAACAGTTTGCAGGAGAAGCTGA
- the LOC109722058 gene encoding auxin-responsive protein IAA6-like isoform X2, whose translation MEEGVFKRRGGDHCPQLLDLIPNDPLWRVRDDGGGGRCKFAALGGKDLELKLGPPGGGGGAKVTGYFSKHSTNTTALCSGAKRGFPYTAGIKQEGQQQAGEAAAANSSSQTRTASAPVVGWPPIRSFRKNLTSSSSKPTLEPQTFEAEAKQKLNCSNGLFVKINMDGVPIGRKVDLKAYDNYEKLSLAVEELFRGLLEAQKDPSTAESKKHGKEEEQMFSGLIDGTGEYTLVYEDNEGDKVLVGDVPWDMFVSTVKRLRVLKSSKVSLLSLRTVCRRS comes from the exons ATGGAGGAAGGAGTGTTtaaaagaagaggaggagatcaTTGTCCTCAGTTGCTTGATCTGATCCCAAATGATCCATTATGGAGGGTGAGAGatgatggaggaggaggaaggtgCAAATTTGCAGCTTTAGGAGGGAAAGATCTAGAATTAAAACTTGGTCCtcctggaggaggaggaggagcaaaaGTAACTGGCTATTTCTCTAAGCATTCCACCAACACCACAGCTCTTTGCTCTGGAGCAAAAAGGGGGTTCCCATACACAGCTGGGATTAAACAAGAAG ggCAGCAGCAGGCTGGGGAAGCAGCTGCAGCCAACAGCAGTTCCCAGACAAG AACTGCTTCTGCACCAGTTGTTGGTTGGCCGCCGATTCGATCCTTCAGAAAAAATCTCACGAGTAGCTCATCAAAGCCAACTCTAGAACCGCAAACCTTCGAAGCGGAAGCAAAACAAAAGCTTAATTGCAGTAACGGTTTGTTTGTTAAGATCAACATGGATGGGGTCCCCATTGGAAGGAAGGTAGATCTCAAGGCCTATGACAACTATGAAAAGCTCTCTTTAGCTGTCGAAGAGCTTTTTCGCGGCCTTCTCGAAG CTCAAAAGGATCCTTCTACTGCTGAAAGCAAGAAAcatggaaaagaagaagaacagaTGTTTTCAGGTTTGATAGATGGGACTGGTGAATACACACTAGTTTATGAGGACAATGAAGGGGATAAAGTACTCGTTGGCGATGTGCCGTGGGA CATGTTTGTTTCGACCGTTAAGAGGCTAAGGGTGCTGAAGAGTTCTAAGGTTTCTTTGCTGTCG TTGAGAACAGTTTGCAGGAGAAGCTGA